One window of the Methanomassiliicoccaceae archaeon DOK genome contains the following:
- a CDS encoding methylated-DNA--[protein]-cysteine S-methyltransferase, protein MRGPCILSCITLIGTVSITEDGDGNVTGVYLPNSNLPCMDEAETDVLLEAADQLNQYFSGKRRDFDLPLSYDGSEFRVSVLDALRDIPYGETRTYAQVAEAVGSPRAYRAVGTACAENPLPIVIPCHRVVPTAGGVGSYAGGSSMKRRLLEFERENA, encoded by the coding sequence ATGCGTGGCCCGTGTATCCTCTCCTGCATAACCCTCATCGGAACCGTGAGCATCACGGAGGACGGCGATGGGAACGTGACAGGCGTGTACCTGCCCAACAGCAACCTCCCGTGCATGGACGAGGCAGAGACAGACGTCCTTCTGGAGGCCGCGGACCAGCTGAACCAGTACTTCTCCGGAAAGAGAAGGGATTTCGACCTCCCCCTGTCCTACGACGGGTCCGAGTTCAGGGTGTCCGTCCTGGACGCCCTGAGGGACATACCGTACGGTGAGACCCGCACCTACGCCCAGGTCGCAGAGGCGGTCGGATCCCCGAGGGCGTACCGTGCGGTGGGCACCGCATGCGCGGAGAACCCCCTCCCCATCGTCATCCCCTGCCACAGGGTGGTCCCGACCGCAGGCGGGGTCGGAAGCTACGCCGGAGGCTCCAGCATGAAGAGGAGGCTCCTGGAGTTCGAGAGGGAGAACGCTTGA